A portion of the Achromobacter sp. MFA1 R4 genome contains these proteins:
- a CDS encoding branched-chain amino acid ABC transporter permease: MDSSIALILLQDGVVNGAIYALLGMALVLVFAVTRVIFIPQGEFVAFGALTLAMLVDGKVPGTAYLLPLLGLVCLALELLRALRTRNAAGLPQTIATCVVLPLALFWLTKSYTAPDNSLWLNMLLTLFLVIPMGPMVYRIVYQPLAEATVLVLLIVSVAVHFALMGLALVFFGAEGWRTPAFVSGQVDLGFMSWSAQSLFVVATCALLILALWLFFGKTLYGRALRATAVNRRGARLVGISTNMSGTLTFTLAVGIGAVSGMLIAPITTVYYDTGFLIGLKGFVGAIIGGLASYPIAAAGSLLVGVLESFSSFWASAYKEVIVFTLIIPVLVWRSFSTHHADEEE; the protein is encoded by the coding sequence ATGGATTCATCAATTGCGCTGATCCTGCTGCAAGACGGTGTCGTCAACGGCGCCATCTATGCCCTGCTGGGCATGGCTCTGGTGCTGGTTTTCGCCGTCACGCGCGTCATTTTCATTCCCCAGGGCGAGTTCGTGGCGTTCGGCGCCCTGACCCTGGCCATGCTGGTGGACGGCAAAGTGCCGGGCACCGCCTATCTGCTGCCGCTGCTGGGACTCGTCTGCCTGGCGCTCGAACTGCTGCGGGCGCTGCGCACCCGCAACGCCGCGGGCCTGCCTCAAACCATTGCCACCTGCGTCGTGCTGCCGCTGGCGCTGTTCTGGCTGACCAAGAGCTACACCGCCCCGGACAACTCGCTGTGGCTGAACATGCTGCTGACGCTGTTCCTGGTGATCCCCATGGGTCCGATGGTCTATCGCATCGTCTACCAGCCGCTCGCCGAAGCCACCGTGCTGGTGCTGCTGATCGTCTCGGTCGCCGTGCACTTCGCGTTGATGGGCCTGGCGCTCGTGTTCTTCGGCGCCGAGGGCTGGCGCACGCCGGCGTTCGTCAGCGGGCAGGTCGACCTGGGATTCATGTCCTGGTCGGCGCAAAGCCTCTTCGTGGTCGCCACCTGCGCGCTGCTCATCCTGGCCCTGTGGCTGTTCTTCGGCAAGACGCTGTACGGCCGCGCGCTGCGCGCCACCGCCGTCAACCGCCGCGGCGCGCGGCTGGTGGGCATCAGCACCAATATGTCGGGTACGCTGACGTTCACGCTGGCCGTGGGCATCGGCGCGGTGTCCGGCATGCTGATCGCGCCCATCACCACCGTTTACTACGACACCGGTTTCCTCATCGGCCTGAAGGGCTTCGTGGGCGCCATCATCGGCGGCCTGGCCAGCTATCCCATCGCGGCGGCGGGCTCGCTGCTCGTCGGCGTGCTGGAATCGTTCTCTTCGTTCTGGGCCAGCGCCTACAAGGAAGTGATCGTCTTCACCCTGATCATTCCGGTTCTCGTCTGGCGTTCGTTCAGCACCCATCACGCGGACGAAGAGGAATAA
- a CDS encoding ATP-binding cassette domain-containing protein, translating into MNRILLAVFLVVLAGLPLVSATPEFWVTQLNYIGLASLVVLGLVLLTGVGGLTSFGQAAFVGLGAYTTAYLTTQYDVSPWLALPAGLVLTAVVAYLLGAITLRLSGHYLPLGTIAWGLSLYYLFGNIDWLGKHDGIAGIEPISIFGISLASGRHIYYLIWVFVLLALWATRNLLNSRPGRAIRALKSGAGMAESMGVNTAAYKIVIFVWAALLACVSGWLYAHMQRAVSPSPFGLNYGIEYLFMAVVGGAGYVWGALLGSSVILVLKDQLQNLLPRLLDTNANFEMIVFGVLLILMLQFARNGLWPILAGWWGSVTGADGSRRNLAPPASAPALPSRERPQAGQVVLEVDAIRKEFGGLVAVNDISFKVSSGEIMGLIGPNGAGKSTTFNLISGVLPVTRGQVTFMGQRIDNRSAREIAKMGVGRTFQHVQLLPGMTVLENVALGAHLRSDVGVLSGALHSDRAREAQLLHEAAQQLKRVGLGEFLYEQAGNLALGQQRILEIARALACDPVLLLLDEPAAGLRYKEKQDLARVLEQLRAEGMSILLVEHDMDFVMRLTNHLVVMDFGTKLAEGVPADVQKNPAVLEAYLGGIDDDLPEADQAKPVPAGGV; encoded by the coding sequence ATGAACCGCATTCTGCTTGCCGTATTTCTCGTCGTCCTGGCGGGCCTGCCGCTGGTGTCGGCCACGCCCGAGTTCTGGGTGACACAGCTCAACTACATCGGTCTGGCCAGCCTGGTCGTGCTGGGCCTCGTCCTGCTGACCGGCGTGGGCGGCCTGACGTCCTTCGGCCAGGCGGCCTTCGTGGGCCTGGGCGCCTACACCACCGCCTACCTGACCACGCAATACGACGTGTCGCCCTGGCTGGCGCTGCCCGCCGGCCTGGTGCTGACCGCCGTGGTGGCCTACCTGCTGGGCGCGATCACGCTGCGCCTGTCCGGCCATTACCTGCCGCTGGGCACCATCGCCTGGGGCCTGTCGCTGTATTACCTCTTTGGCAACATCGACTGGCTGGGCAAGCATGACGGCATTGCCGGCATCGAGCCCATCAGCATCTTCGGCATCTCGCTGGCCAGCGGCCGCCACATCTACTACCTGATCTGGGTGTTCGTGCTGCTGGCGCTGTGGGCCACCCGAAACCTGCTCAACTCGCGTCCGGGCCGGGCCATCCGCGCCCTCAAGAGCGGGGCGGGCATGGCCGAGTCCATGGGCGTCAACACGGCGGCCTACAAGATTGTGATCTTCGTGTGGGCGGCCTTGCTGGCCTGCGTGTCGGGCTGGCTGTATGCCCACATGCAGCGCGCCGTCAGTCCCAGCCCCTTCGGCCTGAACTACGGCATCGAATACCTGTTCATGGCGGTGGTCGGCGGCGCCGGCTACGTCTGGGGCGCCTTGCTCGGCTCCAGCGTCATCCTGGTGCTGAAAGACCAGTTGCAGAACCTGCTGCCCAGGCTGCTGGACACCAACGCCAACTTCGAGATGATCGTCTTCGGCGTGCTGTTGATCCTGATGCTGCAGTTCGCCCGCAACGGCCTGTGGCCGATCCTGGCGGGCTGGTGGGGCAGCGTCACCGGCGCGGACGGATCGCGCCGCAACCTGGCGCCGCCCGCATCGGCGCCGGCGCTGCCGTCGCGCGAGCGCCCGCAAGCCGGCCAGGTGGTGCTGGAGGTCGACGCCATCCGCAAGGAATTCGGCGGACTGGTCGCCGTCAACGACATTTCCTTCAAGGTCAGCTCCGGCGAGATCATGGGCCTGATCGGCCCGAACGGCGCCGGCAAGAGCACCACCTTCAACCTGATCAGCGGCGTGCTGCCGGTGACGCGCGGCCAGGTCACGTTCATGGGCCAACGCATCGACAACCGCTCGGCGCGCGAGATCGCCAAGATGGGCGTGGGCCGCACGTTCCAGCACGTCCAGCTCCTGCCGGGCATGACCGTGCTGGAAAACGTGGCGCTGGGCGCGCATCTGCGCTCGGACGTCGGCGTGCTGTCCGGCGCCCTGCACTCGGACCGCGCCCGCGAGGCGCAGCTCCTGCATGAAGCTGCCCAGCAGCTCAAGCGGGTGGGCCTGGGCGAATTCCTGTACGAGCAGGCGGGCAACCTTGCGCTCGGCCAGCAGCGCATCCTGGAAATCGCGCGGGCGCTTGCCTGCGATCCGGTGCTGCTGCTGCTGGACGAACCGGCTGCCGGCTTGCGCTACAAGGAAAAGCAGGACCTGGCGCGCGTGCTGGAACAGCTTCGCGCGGAAGGCATGAGCATTCTGCTCGTCGAACATGACATGGATTTTGTGATGCGCCTGACCAACCACCTCGTGGTGATGGATTTCGGCACGAAGCTGGCCGAAGGCGTGCCGGCCGACGTGCAAAAGAACCCGGCGGTGCTGGAAGCCTATCTTGGCGGCATCGACGACGACCTGCCCGAAGCGGACCAGGCCAAGCCCGTGCCCGCGGGAGGCGTGTGA
- a CDS encoding ABC transporter ATP-binding protein — translation MNATTTPVLEVSNLSARYGKVGALAGATLSVPAGSIVTVIGANGAGKSTMLNAIMGSLPQTGHAAGTVQYAGADVSGWMVERRVAAGMSLVPERRELFGTMSVEDNLLLGGFRRYRARESGWRDTLNEVFDLFPRLRERRAQQAGTLSGGERQMLAVGRALMAKPSLLMLDEPSLGLAPRIVREIFHIIARLRETGVAILLVEQNARAALQVADYGYVLETGEVILHGPARELAGDPKVIESYLGLGKGAEAA, via the coding sequence ATGAACGCAACGACGACTCCCGTTCTCGAAGTCAGCAACCTGTCGGCGCGCTATGGCAAGGTCGGTGCGCTGGCGGGCGCCACGCTCAGCGTGCCTGCCGGCAGCATCGTCACCGTGATCGGCGCCAACGGCGCCGGCAAGTCCACCATGCTCAACGCCATCATGGGCTCTTTGCCGCAGACCGGTCACGCGGCCGGCACGGTGCAGTATGCCGGCGCGGACGTGTCGGGCTGGATGGTCGAGCGCCGCGTGGCGGCCGGCATGTCGCTGGTGCCCGAACGCCGCGAGCTCTTCGGCACCATGTCGGTGGAAGACAACCTGCTGCTGGGCGGCTTTCGCCGCTACCGCGCCCGCGAAAGCGGCTGGCGCGACACGCTGAACGAAGTGTTCGACCTGTTCCCGCGCCTGCGCGAGCGGCGCGCCCAGCAGGCCGGCACCCTGTCCGGCGGCGAACGCCAGATGCTGGCCGTGGGGCGCGCGCTCATGGCCAAGCCCAGCCTGCTGATGCTGGACGAGCCCAGCCTGGGGCTTGCGCCGCGCATCGTGCGCGAGATCTTCCACATCATCGCGCGGCTGCGCGAGACCGGCGTGGCGATCCTGCTGGTCGAGCAGAACGCCCGCGCGGCGCTGCAGGTGGCCGATTACGGCTACGTGCTGGAAACCGGCGAGGTCATCCTGCACGGCCCGGCGCGCGAACTGGCCGGCGATCCCAAGGTCATCGAAAGCTACCTGGGGTTGGGCAAGGGCGCCGAGGCGGCCTGA
- a CDS encoding phosphocholine-specific phospholipase C, which translates to MHSRRDFLRGSATLAGAGSALALFPAAIRRALAIPANRRTGSIRDVEHIVIFMQENRSFDHYFGGLEGVRGFGDRFPIPVPDSPQARHRTVWAQYNDRPDEGAPRTVLPYRLDTRAAYEAMRLASTPHTWSNAQDAWDVGRMGNWPAAKKNHSMAYYGEADLPFQYAMARAFTVCDAYHCSFTGGTNTNRLFLWTGTNDGLAQGNGPALGNAYNKLTGGDPARAYTWTTYPERLERAGVSWRIYQDMADNYSLNPTAGFKAYRDAYRGLPGAVAALKDKALTTRGLDLLRQDVLDGTLPQVSWICATRAGSEHPSPSSPAQGADYTARVLDALTANPAVWSKTVLLLMFDENDGFFDHMPPPAPPSRNAAGELAGASTVDTRGEYHEHLSGVEQDDTPAHLHGVYGLGPRVPMYVLSPWTKGGWVNSQVFDHTSVLRFVTQRFGVDEPNISPWRRAVCGDLMSVFDFAAPDDQDLLRTLPATAERAARAAALPGTVKPPAPLAPAPARQHPGVRPSRALPYALHAHARVEDGRVFLRFENTGAAGAVLHVYDRLDLASGPRRYTVEAGKVLEGAWNTAPHGRYDLWVLGPNGFHRHCAGQVRPASPALDVTAAYPGAGALLRLSLHNPDARPRACRIAANAYGHPGTTEVALAPGETRELTWDMSASGGWYDISVHDGDDAAFLRRLAGRIETGAHATSDPAMGNELILQWTPLP; encoded by the coding sequence ATGCACAGCAGACGCGATTTCCTGCGCGGCAGCGCCACCCTGGCAGGCGCCGGCAGCGCGCTGGCGCTGTTTCCCGCAGCCATCCGCCGCGCCCTGGCCATCCCGGCCAACCGCCGTACCGGGTCGATCCGCGATGTGGAGCACATCGTGATCTTCATGCAGGAAAACCGGTCGTTTGACCATTATTTCGGCGGCCTGGAAGGGGTGCGTGGCTTTGGCGACCGCTTTCCAATACCGGTGCCCGACAGCCCGCAGGCGCGTCACCGCACCGTCTGGGCCCAGTACAACGACAGACCGGACGAAGGGGCGCCGCGCACCGTGCTGCCGTACCGGCTGGACACGCGGGCGGCCTACGAGGCCATGCGCCTGGCCAGCACACCGCACACCTGGTCCAACGCGCAGGACGCCTGGGACGTCGGCCGCATGGGCAACTGGCCGGCCGCCAAGAAAAACCACTCGATGGCCTACTACGGCGAGGCCGACCTGCCCTTCCAGTACGCAATGGCGCGCGCCTTCACCGTGTGCGACGCCTACCATTGCTCGTTCACCGGCGGCACCAACACCAACCGCCTGTTCCTCTGGACCGGCACCAACGACGGCCTGGCGCAAGGCAACGGCCCGGCGCTGGGCAATGCGTACAACAAGCTCACCGGCGGCGATCCGGCGCGCGCCTATACCTGGACCACGTATCCCGAACGGCTGGAACGCGCCGGCGTCAGTTGGCGCATCTACCAGGACATGGCGGACAACTACTCGCTCAATCCCACCGCCGGGTTCAAGGCCTACCGCGACGCGTATCGCGGCCTGCCCGGCGCCGTCGCGGCATTGAAGGACAAGGCGCTGACCACGCGCGGCCTGGATCTGCTGCGCCAGGACGTGCTTGACGGCACGCTGCCGCAGGTATCGTGGATCTGCGCGACCCGCGCCGGCTCCGAACATCCCAGCCCGTCCAGCCCGGCCCAGGGCGCGGACTACACCGCGCGCGTGCTCGATGCGCTGACCGCCAATCCCGCGGTGTGGAGCAAGACCGTGCTGCTGCTGATGTTCGACGAGAACGACGGCTTTTTCGATCACATGCCGCCGCCCGCGCCGCCGTCGCGCAACGCCGCGGGCGAACTGGCCGGCGCGTCCACCGTCGACACCCGGGGCGAATATCACGAACATCTTTCCGGCGTCGAACAGGACGACACGCCCGCGCACCTGCACGGCGTCTACGGGCTGGGTCCGCGCGTGCCGATGTACGTGCTGTCGCCCTGGACGAAGGGCGGCTGGGTCAATTCGCAGGTCTTCGATCACACCTCGGTGCTGCGCTTTGTCACGCAGCGCTTCGGGGTGGACGAGCCGAACATCTCGCCGTGGCGCCGGGCGGTCTGCGGCGACCTCATGTCCGTGTTCGATTTCGCCGCGCCGGACGACCAGGACCTGCTGCGCACCCTGCCCGCCACCGCCGAGCGCGCGGCGCGCGCCGCAGCCCTGCCCGGCACCGTCAAGCCGCCGGCGCCGCTCGCGCCCGCGCCGGCACGCCAGCATCCCGGCGTGCGGCCGTCGCGCGCCCTGCCCTATGCGCTGCATGCCCACGCCCGCGTCGAAGACGGCCGCGTGTTCCTGCGGTTCGAAAACACGGGCGCCGCGGGCGCGGTGCTGCACGTGTACGACCGGCTTGACCTCGCAAGCGGGCCGCGGCGCTACACGGTCGAGGCGGGCAAGGTACTGGAAGGCGCATGGAACACCGCGCCGCACGGCCGCTATGACCTTTGGGTGCTGGGCCCCAATGGCTTTCACCGGCACTGCGCCGGACAGGTCCGGCCCGCGTCACCCGCGCTGGACGTGACGGCGGCCTACCCAGGCGCTGGCGCGCTGTTGCGACTGTCGCTGCATAATCCCGACGCGCGGCCGCGCGCCTGCCGCATCGCCGCCAATGCCTACGGCCACCCAGGCACAACCGAGGTCGCGCTGGCTCCCGGCGAGACGCGCGAGCTCACCTGGGACATGTCCGCGAGCGGCGGCTGGTACGACATCAGCGTGCACGATGGGGACGACGCGGCCTTCCTGCGACGCCTGGCCGGGCGCATCGAAACCGGCGCGCACGCCACGTCGGATCCCGCAATGGGCAACGAATTGATCCTGCAATGGACGCCGCTGCCCTGA
- a CDS encoding IclR family transcriptional regulator, with protein sequence MSRTPTQDNSTDGVAAVERALTIVGAVAQRTDPITLADLSRATGFYKSTLLRLIASLEKAALVVRRADGRYALGPYAHHLGRAYEATYRLTETILPLLQALVDKGTESASFHVYHDAQTRVCLLRVDSHHSTLDRIRVGDLLPLDKGAAGKLLTAYLVDGKSPAEAGLMLTSMGERDPNCAAVASPVFGPDGDLCGAISLSGPKERYSPAAVKKMGKLVQDAAAEATRALGGRWPSGK encoded by the coding sequence ATGAGTCGTACCCCTACTCAGGATAATTCCACCGACGGCGTCGCCGCCGTCGAACGCGCCCTGACCATCGTCGGGGCGGTCGCGCAACGCACCGATCCCATCACGCTTGCCGATCTTTCCCGGGCCACGGGGTTCTACAAGAGCACGCTCTTGCGGCTCATCGCTTCATTGGAAAAGGCCGCCCTGGTGGTGCGCCGCGCCGACGGGCGCTATGCCCTCGGCCCCTACGCCCACCACCTGGGCCGCGCCTACGAGGCCACCTATCGCCTGACCGAAACCATCCTGCCGCTGCTGCAGGCGCTGGTCGACAAAGGCACTGAAAGCGCGTCGTTCCACGTCTACCACGACGCGCAGACGCGCGTGTGCCTGCTGCGGGTGGATTCGCACCACTCCACGCTGGATCGCATCCGCGTCGGCGACCTGCTGCCGCTGGACAAGGGCGCGGCAGGCAAGCTGCTGACGGCCTACCTGGTCGACGGCAAATCCCCCGCCGAGGCCGGCCTGATGCTCACGTCCATGGGCGAGCGCGATCCCAACTGCGCCGCGGTGGCCAGCCCCGTGTTCGGCCCCGACGGGGACCTGTGCGGCGCCATTTCCCTGTCCGGTCCGAAAGAGCGCTATTCGCCCGCTGCCGTCAAGAAAATGGGCAAGCTCGTGCAGGACGCGGCGGCCGAGGCCACGCGCGCGCTGGGCGGCCGCTGGCCGTCAGGCAAATAA
- a CDS encoding NAD(P)-dependent oxidoreductase, with product MPEFQRAGFIGLGVMGEPICRNLAAKGGVPVLGCDNDPAPLQRLAPHNVAAATAPQIMRECDVVFLSLPSGEVVAQLARAADGLLANARSGQLIVDLSTSPVDVTRELAGEFAAKGATFIDAPVARTRAAAEAGTLSVMIGGNEASFARVKPLVSTFANEITHCGPIGSGQVVKILNNMVLFETVLALSEARAIAHRSGVDPRVLLETFTRGSADSFALRNHGLKAILPADFPEKAFPVDYARKDLRYALALAEQTGVQALGARNVDHWFDAAIAQGHGNRYFPVISRVIDPESGTPT from the coding sequence ATGCCTGAATTCCAACGAGCCGGCTTCATCGGCCTGGGCGTCATGGGCGAACCCATCTGCCGCAACCTGGCCGCCAAGGGCGGCGTGCCCGTGCTGGGCTGCGACAACGACCCCGCCCCCTTGCAGCGCCTGGCGCCGCACAACGTGGCCGCGGCGACAGCACCGCAGATCATGCGCGAATGCGACGTGGTGTTCCTGTCCTTGCCGTCCGGCGAAGTCGTCGCGCAGCTTGCCCGCGCGGCCGACGGGCTGCTGGCGAATGCGCGCAGCGGCCAGTTGATCGTGGACCTGAGCACCTCGCCTGTCGACGTGACGCGCGAATTGGCCGGCGAGTTCGCCGCCAAGGGCGCGACCTTCATCGACGCGCCCGTGGCCCGCACGCGCGCCGCGGCCGAAGCCGGCACGCTGTCGGTCATGATCGGCGGGAATGAAGCGTCGTTCGCGCGCGTCAAGCCGCTGGTCTCGACCTTTGCGAACGAAATCACGCATTGCGGCCCCATCGGCAGCGGCCAGGTCGTGAAGATCCTGAACAACATGGTGCTGTTCGAAACCGTGCTGGCGCTGTCCGAAGCCCGTGCGATCGCGCACCGTTCGGGGGTCGATCCGCGCGTGCTGCTGGAGACCTTCACGCGCGGATCGGCGGACAGCTTCGCGTTGCGCAACCACGGCTTAAAGGCTATCCTGCCCGCAGACTTTCCCGAAAAAGCCTTCCCCGTGGACTACGCCCGCAAAGACCTGCGCTATGCGCTGGCGCTGGCGGAACAGACCGGCGTACAGGCGCTGGGAGCCCGCAACGTGGATCACTGGTTCGACGCAGCGATCGCCCAGGGGCACGGCAACCGCTATTTCCCGGTCATCAGCCGGGTGATCGATCCGGAGTCGGGAACCCCCACGTAA
- a CDS encoding aldehyde dehydrogenase, protein MSESSETLKSMLIGGEWIAQEDAAFESVNPATGARNYLISAASEAQVDQAVEAAWQAQRQPAWRDMLPHQRAAILRRIADGMDQNAPLLARLQMIENGKVWAECKAQVASAAATFRYYAGVCETLGAEVTPPRGNYLSMTHYDPYGVVVAITPWNSPLTMEAQKVAPALAAGNAVILKPSEITSSPALALGRIALEAGLPPGILNVVTGLGATVGRRLVEHPGVRMVSFTGGTASGRAIAHAAAEKLMPVALELGGKSPHIVFEDADQDAAIEGVIGGIFEGSGQSCVAGSRLYVQRSIAKAFIEKLVARASRLKVDLPDADGAQMGPIASFGHREKIEGMIDAARRDGAHVLLGGERPGGDALAAGAFYRPTILGGLSRDAHVVREEIFGPVLCALTFEDEDDLVDQANDSAYGLASGIWTADYRRAWRVAKRLEAGSVWINTYKQLSISTPFGGFKQSGIGREKGVSGLRLYQQSKGIYFGM, encoded by the coding sequence ATGTCCGAATCATCGGAAACCCTTAAATCCATGTTGATCGGCGGCGAATGGATCGCGCAGGAAGACGCCGCGTTCGAATCCGTCAACCCCGCCACCGGGGCCCGCAACTACCTGATCAGCGCGGCCTCCGAGGCCCAGGTCGACCAGGCGGTGGAGGCCGCCTGGCAAGCGCAGCGCCAGCCCGCGTGGCGCGACATGCTGCCGCACCAGCGCGCCGCGATCCTGCGCCGCATCGCCGACGGCATGGACCAGAACGCGCCCCTGCTCGCCCGCCTGCAGATGATCGAGAACGGCAAGGTGTGGGCCGAATGCAAGGCCCAGGTCGCCAGCGCCGCCGCCACCTTCCGCTACTACGCCGGCGTGTGCGAGACGCTGGGCGCGGAAGTCACGCCGCCGCGCGGCAATTACCTGTCCATGACGCATTACGACCCGTATGGCGTCGTCGTGGCGATCACGCCGTGGAACTCGCCGCTCACGATGGAGGCGCAGAAGGTCGCGCCGGCGCTGGCCGCGGGCAACGCCGTGATCCTCAAGCCGTCCGAGATCACCTCGTCGCCCGCGCTGGCGCTGGGACGCATCGCGCTCGAAGCCGGGCTGCCGCCGGGCATTCTGAACGTCGTGACCGGACTCGGCGCGACGGTGGGCCGGCGCCTCGTCGAACACCCCGGCGTGCGCATGGTGTCGTTCACGGGCGGCACCGCCAGCGGCCGCGCGATCGCGCATGCGGCGGCCGAAAAGCTGATGCCCGTGGCCCTGGAGCTGGGCGGCAAGTCGCCGCACATTGTGTTCGAAGACGCGGACCAGGACGCCGCCATTGAAGGCGTCATCGGCGGCATCTTCGAAGGCAGCGGACAGTCCTGCGTGGCGGGCTCGCGGCTGTATGTCCAGCGCAGCATCGCAAAGGCCTTCATCGAAAAGCTCGTGGCGCGCGCCAGCCGCCTGAAGGTCGACCTGCCCGACGCCGACGGCGCGCAGATGGGGCCGATCGCGTCCTTTGGTCACCGCGAGAAGATCGAAGGCATGATCGATGCCGCGCGGCGCGACGGCGCGCACGTCCTGCTGGGCGGAGAACGGCCCGGCGGCGATGCGCTTGCGGCGGGCGCGTTCTACCGCCCCACCATCCTCGGCGGCCTGTCGCGCGACGCGCACGTGGTCCGCGAAGAGATCTTCGGGCCGGTGCTGTGCGCGCTGACCTTCGAGGACGAGGACGACCTGGTCGATCAGGCCAACGACAGCGCGTATGGCCTGGCCTCGGGCATCTGGACGGCGGACTACCGCCGCGCCTGGCGCGTTGCCAAACGCCTGGAAGCGGGCAGCGTGTGGATCAACACCTACAAGCAGCTCTCCATCTCCACGCCCTTCGGCGGCTTCAAGCAGAGCGGCATCGGCCGCGAGAAAGGCGTGAGCGGGCTGCGCCTGTACCAGCAGTCCAAGGGCATCTACTTCGGCATGTAG